In Streptomyces showdoensis, the following are encoded in one genomic region:
- a CDS encoding MFS transporter, with protein MMFAVAMTFIDQTIVSIAAPDIVRELGLSSSGMQWVVNAYLLALAAFFALGGRLADLYGPRRVVVVGTLVFVIASVLCGCVPSGDYAQSWLIAFRAVQGLGAALLFPAALAVVVAVFPVERRGRALALFFGISGALTAVGPLLGGWLTASWTWRAVFWVNVPVAVIALILTALAHIADRPRPGTLDVPGAALVAVGMGLSVLGFQQAWTWGWGSWATWLCVVGGLAILYVFVRYERGLRHPLIDLRVFRDKAFAVDAAVLFFAMLAFVPVFFFSSVYAQVSLSASPNQAALFLLYFFVGFALASQWGGRILDKRGARPALKAGTILGAVGFALWAHELTNLSMHDQWPYVALAGAGIGFILAPASTDAVNRAIGASYGEVTGITQTVRNYAASVGLAVFGTLLSRAMTENVTDTLRARGISPAVADQVARGITDSVSGHGDATPPTGTGQVAEATRDAMSAIQMDFAQANQWVFYGMAVALALGFLCAVRHPGDRATAKAPTPSE; from the coding sequence ATGATGTTCGCGGTGGCGATGACCTTCATCGACCAGACCATCGTCTCCATCGCCGCTCCCGACATCGTGCGCGAACTGGGCCTCTCCAGCTCGGGCATGCAGTGGGTGGTCAACGCCTACCTGCTCGCCCTCGCCGCGTTCTTCGCCCTCGGCGGCCGCCTGGCCGACCTGTACGGGCCACGGCGCGTCGTCGTCGTCGGGACGCTCGTCTTCGTCATCGCCTCGGTCCTCTGCGGGTGCGTCCCCTCCGGCGACTACGCCCAGTCCTGGCTCATCGCCTTCCGGGCCGTACAGGGGCTCGGCGCGGCGCTGCTCTTCCCGGCCGCGCTGGCCGTGGTCGTGGCGGTCTTCCCCGTCGAACGGCGGGGCCGGGCCCTCGCCCTCTTCTTCGGGATCTCCGGAGCGCTGACCGCCGTCGGTCCGCTGCTGGGCGGCTGGCTCACGGCCTCGTGGACCTGGCGCGCCGTCTTCTGGGTCAACGTGCCGGTCGCCGTCATCGCCCTGATCCTCACCGCCCTCGCGCACATCGCGGACCGCCCGCGCCCCGGAACGCTCGACGTGCCGGGCGCGGCCCTCGTGGCCGTCGGCATGGGGCTGAGCGTCCTCGGCTTCCAGCAGGCGTGGACGTGGGGCTGGGGGAGCTGGGCGACCTGGCTGTGCGTCGTCGGCGGCCTGGCGATCCTGTACGTGTTCGTGCGGTACGAGCGCGGCCTCCGCCACCCGCTGATCGACCTGCGGGTCTTCCGGGACAAGGCGTTCGCGGTGGACGCGGCCGTGCTGTTCTTCGCGATGCTCGCCTTCGTACCGGTGTTCTTCTTCTCGTCCGTCTACGCCCAGGTGTCCCTCAGCGCCTCTCCCAACCAGGCGGCGCTCTTCCTGCTGTACTTCTTCGTTGGCTTCGCCCTCGCCTCCCAGTGGGGCGGCAGGATCCTCGACAAGCGGGGTGCCCGGCCCGCGCTGAAAGCGGGAACGATCCTGGGCGCGGTGGGGTTCGCCTTGTGGGCCCACGAGCTGACCAACCTGTCCATGCACGACCAGTGGCCGTACGTGGCGCTCGCCGGCGCGGGAATCGGGTTCATCCTGGCCCCGGCGTCGACGGACGCGGTCAACCGGGCCATCGGCGCCTCGTACGGCGAGGTCACCGGCATCACGCAGACGGTCCGCAACTACGCGGCGAGCGTCGGACTGGCGGTGTTCGGCACCCTGCTGTCCCGGGCGATGACGGAGAACGTGACGGACACGCTCCGGGCGCGGGGCATCTCACCCGCCGTCGCGGACCAGGTCGCCCGCGGCATCACCGATTCCGTCTCGGGCCACGGCGACGCCACCCCGCCGACCGGCACCGGCCAGGTCGCCGAAGCCACCCGCGACGCCATGTCGGCCATCCAGATGGACTTCGCCCAGGCCAACCAGTGGGTCTTCTACGGCATGGCCGTCGCCCTCGCCCTGGGCTTCCTGTGCGCCGTCCGCCATCCGGGCGACCGCGCCACCGCCAAGGCTCCGACACCTTCGGAGTGA
- a CDS encoding tetratricopeptide repeat protein, whose translation MTALFRKKGASQDTPADPPHPAEPGTAAEPGGPAGTAAPSEPLDLQLGEHHDTPVLHLTPDLMVRQQNELAEMERELGPGHEDVLRARHTHAMMLGNWAAVAPPGDTRMADREIALLEVNLGYQEASLGPDHLGTLRTCQSIGHAHLTAGRPRQAIPYLERALEGRERGADPDDEETLTAREKLSEACAAAGMTDRAITLLEETAAASERLLPPGAETVRDRKAKLFDAYREAGRRAEAIALCKEIIEDTERFYGPHHLDTYTWVDNLAHLHHDEQDLDAAIACYERAIAGLEQIHGPDSEALSYRYHNLAIAHLEDGRPDRAVPHLAAAHSAREHTFGADHGTTLDALVDLINALDRAGRPTEAVEATERLLAALLRVGGPDHPQLPEVRAYLEQLRRLLP comes from the coding sequence GTGACCGCGTTGTTCCGCAAGAAGGGCGCCTCCCAGGACACCCCGGCCGATCCACCGCACCCCGCCGAGCCCGGGACGGCCGCGGAGCCAGGCGGTCCGGCCGGGACCGCCGCTCCCTCGGAGCCCCTCGACCTCCAGCTGGGCGAGCACCACGACACCCCCGTGTTGCACCTGACACCCGACCTCATGGTGCGGCAGCAGAACGAACTCGCGGAGATGGAGCGCGAACTGGGCCCGGGACACGAGGACGTACTACGGGCGCGCCACACCCACGCGATGATGCTGGGCAACTGGGCCGCCGTGGCCCCGCCGGGCGACACCCGGATGGCCGATCGGGAGATCGCCCTCCTGGAGGTGAACCTGGGCTACCAGGAAGCCTCCCTCGGCCCGGACCACCTCGGGACGCTGAGAACCTGCCAGTCCATCGGCCACGCCCATCTGACGGCGGGCCGGCCCAGGCAGGCCATCCCGTATCTCGAACGGGCCCTGGAGGGCCGCGAGCGTGGCGCGGACCCGGATGACGAGGAGACGCTGACCGCCCGCGAGAAGCTGTCGGAGGCCTGCGCCGCGGCCGGGATGACCGATCGGGCGATCACCCTGCTGGAGGAGACGGCGGCGGCCAGCGAGCGGCTGCTCCCGCCGGGCGCCGAGACGGTGCGCGACCGCAAGGCCAAGCTGTTCGACGCCTACCGCGAGGCGGGCCGGCGGGCCGAGGCCATCGCCCTGTGCAAGGAGATCATCGAGGACACCGAGCGCTTCTACGGCCCGCACCACCTCGACACCTACACCTGGGTCGACAACCTCGCCCACCTCCACCACGACGAACAGGACCTCGACGCGGCCATCGCCTGCTACGAGCGGGCCATCGCGGGCCTCGAGCAGATCCACGGACCGGACAGCGAGGCCCTGTCCTACCGCTACCACAACCTCGCCATCGCCCATCTGGAAGACGGCCGCCCCGACCGGGCCGTCCCGCACCTGGCAGCGGCCCACTCGGCGCGCGAGCACACCTTCGGCGCCGACCACGGCACGACCCTGGACGCCCTCGTCGACCTGATCAACGCACTCGACCGGGCGGGCCGGCCCACCGAGGCCGTCGAGGCGACCGAACGACTGCTCGCCGCCCTGCTGCGCGTCGGCGGCCCCGACCACCCCCAACTCCCCGAGGTGCGCGCCTACCTGGAGCAACTGAGACGGCTGCTCCCTTAG